The nucleotide window CGGCAGCGGGAGAGCTGGCGAAGCTCGGCTACGACGTTACAATCTACGAGGCCCTCCACGAGCCCGGAGGAGTCCTGATGTACGGAATTCCCGAGTTCAGGCTGCCAAAGAGCATCGTTGAGAGCGAGATTGACAAGCTCAAAAAACTTGGCGTCAAAATATTCACCGACCACATCGTCGGAAAGACCGTAACCATCGAGGAACTCCTTGAAGAGTACGACGCCGTCTTCATAGGCTCGGGCGCAGGAACCCCGAGACTTATCAACGCCCCCGGCATAAACCTCAACGGAATCTACACGGCCAACGAGTTCCTGACGAGAGTTAACCTCATGAAGGCCTACCTGTTCCCCGAGTACGATACTCCGGTCAAGGTCGGGAAGAGGGTAATCGTCATCGGAGCCGGAAACACCGCTATGGACGCGGCTCGTTCAGCGAGGCGCTTCGGCGCCGAGGTCATCATCGCGTACAGGCGCGGTGAGGAGGACGTTTCCGCCAGGGAGGAAGAGGTCGAGCACGCCAAGGAGGAGGGCATAAAGTTCGAGTACTTCATCAACCCGGTTGAGTTCATCGGCGACGAGAAGGGCAACGTTAGGGCGGTCAAGTTTGAGAAGATGAAACCGCTCGACGAGCGCGACAGCAGGGGCAAGAGGAAGATAGTCGGAACCGGCGAGTACGTGACGATTGAGGCAGATACAGTCATAATAGCAATCGGCAAGCATCCCAACAGGCTTATCATCAACACGCCCGGCCTGAAAGTCGAGCGCGGAAGAATCGTCGTTGACGAGAACCTCATGACGAGCATTCCTGGAGTCTTCGCGGGTGGCGACGCAATAAGGGGAGAGGCGACGGTTATCCTCGCGATGGGCGACGGAAGAAGGGCCGCGAAGGCAATCCACGAGTACCTCACGAAGAAGAGAAACGAAAACGCGTGAGGGTTTCGCCACACCCTTCCTCTCTTTTCCCGGTTTTCATAATCTTTCCCGAAAGTGTTTTTAGGGGCTGTGCTTCAGTATCGAACATGGGAAAGCAAGAGGCCGTTGAGTACTTCGTGGAGCTCCTGAAAGAGAGGTTTGGAGAAAGAATAAAGGAAGTTATCCTCTTCGGCTCCGTAGCGAGGGGAGACGCCGAGGAGGACAGCGACATAGACGTTCTCGTCATAGGAGAGGGGATAACCCAGAGAGAAATCTCGGAACTGACGTGGGAGGTTCTAATGGAAACTGGGGAGGTCGTGTCCGCCATAGTGGAAAGCCCAGATGAGTTCGAGCGGACGAAGAACAGTTCGTTTCACAGGACGGTTCTCAGGGAGGGCGTTCCAGTTGGATGAGGTTTCCAGGAACCTGGCTCTCTCGGAGGAGAACCTCAGCGAAGCGAGACTCCTCTTGGAGCACAGCTACTACAGGGGAGCGGTTTCACGGGCCTATTACGCCATGTTTCACGCCGCAAAGGCGCTCCTCCTGATGAAGGACTACAACCCCAGAAAGCACGCGGGAGTTCTGAAGATACTTGGACTGGAATTCGTGAAGGAAGGCTACATTGAGGAAACCTACGCAAAGGCCTTCAAGTACGCCTTTGATATGAGAAGCAAGGCGGACTACAACGTGATGGTCGAGATTGACGAAGAGACAGCGGAAGAGATAATCGAAGAAGCCGAGAGATTCATTGAGGCAGTTAAAAAAGCCCTGAAAAAGCTCACTTGAACACGGCTCGGAATGCTACTACTGCCCCAGTAGTTAACTTCTGCCCCAGAAGTTGGCGCTATGTTTTTCAGTCAAAGTTCCCAGTCTTGGTGGCGATGACGAGCCTCACGGTAGCTGAAGAATGATGAGGGGTATACTGACCGAGCCGTTAGGCTTTTATCCTTCCCTTCTTGAAAGAAACCGAGCGATGACGACCTCTAGGGTATCTGACAAAATGATGAGAGCCAAGGGCCGAGCTCACTCCTCCTCAAGCTCTTCAATTTCCTCAAGGATTTCCTCAAACTTCTTGAA belongs to Thermococcus sp. AM4 and includes:
- the gltA gene encoding NADPH-dependent glutamate synthase, yielding MPRRKLIKERVPTPERPAEERIRDFKEVNLGYTFELAVKEAERCLQCPANYAPCIKGCPVHIDIPGFIGKLVQYRDDPDKAVKEALQVIWACNSLPATTGRVCPQEDQCEMNCVMGKVGDKVNIGKLERFVADYARENGIDEELLFEMVPKIEKKGQRVAIIGAGPAGLTAAGELAKLGYDVTIYEALHEPGGVLMYGIPEFRLPKSIVESEIDKLKKLGVKIFTDHIVGKTVTIEELLEEYDAVFIGSGAGTPRLINAPGINLNGIYTANEFLTRVNLMKAYLFPEYDTPVKVGKRVIVIGAGNTAMDAARSARRFGAEVIIAYRRGEEDVSAREEEVEHAKEEGIKFEYFINPVEFIGDEKGNVRAVKFEKMKPLDERDSRGKRKIVGTGEYVTIEADTVIIAIGKHPNRLIINTPGLKVERGRIVVDENLMTSIPGVFAGGDAIRGEATVILAMGDGRRAAKAIHEYLTKKRNENA
- a CDS encoding nucleotidyltransferase domain-containing protein translates to MGKQEAVEYFVELLKERFGERIKEVILFGSVARGDAEEDSDIDVLVIGEGITQREISELTWEVLMETGEVVSAIVESPDEFERTKNSSFHRTVLREGVPVG
- a CDS encoding HEPN domain-containing protein — translated: MDEVSRNLALSEENLSEARLLLEHSYYRGAVSRAYYAMFHAAKALLLMKDYNPRKHAGVLKILGLEFVKEGYIEETYAKAFKYAFDMRSKADYNVMVEIDEETAEEIIEEAERFIEAVKKALKKLT